A stretch of Bacillus spongiae DNA encodes these proteins:
- a CDS encoding amino acid ABC transporter permease, with protein MLGSIFQDPERMMDILQSSLLPLLKGALYYSIPLTIWSFIFGMMLAILTALARLSGSKLFRGVARVYVSAIRGTPLLVQLFIIFYGLPTLEIEFLKFDPFPSAVIAFSLNVGAYASEIVRAAIQSIPKGQWEAAFSIGMTYRQALRRVILPQAARVSIPPLSNTFISLVKDTSLASLVLVTELFRKAQEIAASNYEFLLIYTEAALIYWVICFILSIIQDRIENRLDRFVAK; from the coding sequence ATGTTAGGTAGTATTTTTCAAGATCCCGAAAGAATGATGGACATTTTGCAAAGCTCCCTCTTGCCTCTGCTTAAGGGAGCTTTGTATTATTCAATTCCTCTAACAATATGGTCTTTCATTTTTGGGATGATGTTGGCTATCTTAACTGCATTAGCGAGGTTATCAGGAAGTAAATTATTCAGGGGAGTGGCGAGAGTTTACGTTTCCGCCATTCGTGGAACACCACTTCTAGTACAATTATTTATTATTTTCTATGGGTTACCAACGTTAGAAATTGAATTTTTAAAGTTTGATCCCTTTCCGTCTGCTGTCATTGCATTTTCCTTAAATGTAGGGGCATATGCATCAGAAATTGTTCGTGCAGCGATACAGTCGATTCCAAAAGGACAATGGGAAGCTGCTTTTTCGATAGGAATGACCTATCGTCAAGCATTAAGGCGCGTTATACTTCCACAAGCTGCTCGAGTTTCAATTCCGCCATTATCAAATACTTTTATTAGTCTAGTGAAGGATACGTCTTTAGCATCGTTAGTATTAGTTACAGAGCTTTTTCGTAAAGCACAAGAAATAGCAGCCTCTAATTATGAATTTTTATTGATTTATACAGAAGCTGCATTAATTTATTGGGTTATCTGTTTTATTTTATCCATAATTCAAGATCGAATTGAAAATAGACTAGACCGATTTGTAGCGAAATAG
- a CDS encoding amino acid ABC transporter substrate-binding protein: MKKWILTLGISVAMFGLAACGSGDKKDEATSDTALYDRVIEDGELLIGTEGTYPPYSFHDDSGDLTGFDVEIAREVAKRLGVEAVFKETQWDAMFEGLNSKRFDMIANQVGIKEDRIEKYDFSIPYISSSAVLVTAEDSDVTSFEDIEGLTSAQSLTSNYREIAEDYGAKVQGVDGLAQAIELLAAGRVDVTINDKLSILDYKQKQPNAKIKIAATSEDASESGLMFNQGNDKLVDEVNKALEEMMEDGTYLEISEKWFGEDVR; encoded by the coding sequence ATGAAAAAGTGGATACTTACTTTAGGAATTAGTGTAGCTATGTTTGGATTAGCTGCCTGTGGTTCTGGAGATAAAAAAGATGAAGCTACAAGTGATACTGCACTCTATGACAGGGTCATTGAGGATGGAGAATTATTAATTGGAACAGAGGGGACTTATCCTCCGTACTCTTTTCATGACGATTCAGGTGATTTAACTGGTTTTGACGTAGAAATTGCTCGTGAAGTAGCGAAGCGACTTGGTGTAGAAGCAGTATTTAAGGAGACACAGTGGGATGCAATGTTTGAAGGGTTAAATTCTAAGCGCTTTGATATGATTGCGAACCAAGTAGGTATTAAAGAAGACCGTATAGAGAAGTATGATTTTTCGATTCCTTATATTTCTTCCTCTGCCGTATTAGTAACTGCTGAAGATAGTGATGTTACATCATTTGAAGATATTGAAGGGTTAACATCTGCTCAATCTTTAACCAGTAATTACAGGGAAATCGCTGAGGATTATGGTGCAAAGGTCCAAGGAGTAGATGGATTAGCACAAGCAATTGAACTTTTAGCTGCAGGGCGTGTAGATGTAACAATTAATGATAAGCTTTCAATATTAGACTATAAGCAAAAACAACCAAATGCGAAAATTAAAATTGCAGCAACATCTGAAGACGCTTCTGAAAGTGGATTAATGTTTAATCAAGGTAACGATAAATTGGTCGATGAAGTGAACAAAGCGTTAGAGGAAATGATGGAAGATGGAACATATTTAGAAATTTCCGAAAAATGGTTTGGAGAAGATGTTAGGTAG
- a CDS encoding NAD(P)-dependent oxidoreductase, with translation MKICLFGATGRVGSILLDNMVQGGHDVRVLVRNKEKITISSSNLSVIQGNVLDETDIQNTMNQSDIVVSCLGTDQNSTLSKSMPLILKSMRLFNVKRIITIGTAGILQSRSNPGTFRFLTVESKRKKTTAVKDHLKTYFMLKQSNMEWSIVCPTYLPTGQRQGNYRVQKHQLPESSSSISIYDTADFTYSLLTNHDYEYARIGITY, from the coding sequence GTGAAAATTTGTTTATTTGGAGCAACAGGAAGAGTAGGGTCCATTCTACTTGATAACATGGTTCAAGGTGGACATGACGTTCGTGTTCTCGTCCGTAATAAGGAAAAAATCACCATTAGTTCTTCCAATCTTTCCGTTATTCAAGGAAATGTTCTAGATGAGACGGACATACAGAATACAATGAACCAATCGGACATTGTTGTTAGTTGTTTAGGAACAGATCAAAATAGTACTCTATCCAAAAGTATGCCACTCATCTTAAAATCAATGCGCCTTTTCAACGTAAAACGTATTATTACCATTGGAACTGCTGGTATTTTACAGTCCAGGTCCAATCCGGGTACGTTCCGATTTTTAACAGTTGAATCAAAGCGAAAAAAGACAACGGCTGTAAAAGATCATTTAAAAACTTATTTTATGCTAAAACAATCCAATATGGAGTGGTCCATCGTTTGTCCTACCTATTTACCTACTGGACAAAGGCAAGGAAATTATCGGGTACAAAAGCATCAACTTCCTGAAAGCAGTAGCTCCATTTCCATTTATGATACGGCGGATTTTACCTATTCATTATTAACGAATCATGATTATGAATACGCTAGAATCGGTATAACTTATTAA
- the fumC gene encoding class II fumarate hydratase: protein MDYRTERDTLGEVKVKTDRFWGAQTQRSMENFKIGIEKMPLEIIYAFAQLKKASAIVNEEYGTLSTNKKNLIVRACENILRGELDEHFPLVVWQTGSGTQTNMNVNEVISFIANQLSKEERVHPNDDVNRSQSSNDTFPTAMHIAAYDQIHKKLLPTLTEFAEVLKEKETEFMKVLKIGRTHLQDATPLTLGQEISGWRMMIKHSTAMIEESSQRLLNLAIGGTAVGTGINAPKEFGNKVANQLRNQMSYEFISSDNKFHALTSHDEMVYVHGAMKGLAANVMKIANDIRWLSSGPRSGIGEISIPANEPGSSIMPGKVNPTQSEAITMVATQIFGNDATIGFAASQGNFELNVYKPVILYNFLQSVRLLTDGIASFTSNCIKGLSINKETIDKHVNNSLMLVTALNPYIGYEKAAEIAKLAFKTHSTLKQAALKLGYVTDEEYDEWIQPIKMVNLEDDQ from the coding sequence ATGGATTATCGTACCGAAAGAGATACACTCGGTGAAGTGAAGGTGAAAACAGACCGATTTTGGGGAGCCCAAACCCAGAGAAGTATGGAAAACTTCAAAATAGGAATTGAGAAGATGCCACTTGAAATCATATACGCTTTTGCCCAATTGAAAAAAGCTTCCGCCATTGTGAACGAAGAATACGGCACTTTGTCGACAAATAAAAAAAATCTGATTGTAAGGGCATGTGAAAACATTTTACGAGGGGAGTTAGACGAACATTTTCCACTAGTTGTTTGGCAAACAGGTAGTGGAACGCAAACGAATATGAACGTAAATGAAGTCATTTCTTTTATTGCTAATCAATTAAGTAAAGAAGAGAGAGTACATCCAAATGATGATGTGAATAGGTCTCAAAGTTCGAATGATACCTTCCCTACTGCGATGCATATTGCAGCATATGATCAAATCCATAAGAAACTTCTCCCCACATTAACTGAATTTGCAGAAGTATTAAAGGAAAAAGAAACTGAATTTATGAAAGTGCTAAAAATTGGTCGAACCCATTTGCAGGATGCTACTCCACTAACATTAGGCCAAGAAATCAGTGGCTGGCGAATGATGATTAAACATTCAACGGCCATGATAGAAGAGAGTAGTCAGCGTTTATTGAATTTAGCGATTGGAGGAACGGCCGTAGGAACAGGAATAAATGCACCTAAGGAGTTCGGAAATAAGGTTGCGAATCAATTAAGGAATCAAATGAGTTATGAATTTATTTCATCTGATAATAAGTTTCACGCCTTAACAAGCCATGATGAAATGGTTTATGTACATGGAGCGATGAAAGGATTAGCAGCTAATGTGATGAAAATCGCCAATGATATTCGTTGGTTATCAAGTGGTCCTCGAAGTGGAATTGGAGAAATCAGTATTCCTGCTAATGAACCAGGAAGTTCTATCATGCCGGGGAAAGTAAATCCGACGCAAAGTGAAGCGATTACCATGGTCGCTACTCAAATATTTGGGAATGATGCCACGATTGGCTTTGCTGCAAGTCAAGGGAACTTTGAGTTGAATGTATACAAACCCGTAATTTTATATAATTTTTTACAGAGTGTACGATTACTAACCGATGGGATTGCATCCTTTACATCTAATTGTATAAAGGGATTGTCGATAAATAAGGAAACCATTGATAAGCATGTAAATAATTCATTGATGCTAGTAACTGCGTTGAATCCTTACATCGGCTATGAGAAAGCAGCTGAGATTGCCAAACTTGCCTTTAAGACTCATTCTACTTTAAAACAAGCTGCTCTTAAGCTAGGTTATGTAACGGATGAGGAATATGATGAATGGATTCAACCGATTAAGATGGTTAATCTGGAAGACGATCAGTAG
- a CDS encoding alpha/beta-type small acid-soluble spore protein: MQQQPNNSSNQLVAPGAQAAIDQMKYEIASEFGVQLGPDATARANGSVGGEITKRLVQMAEQQIGGHQQH; the protein is encoded by the coding sequence ATGCAACAACAACCTAATAACTCTTCAAACCAATTAGTGGCTCCAGGTGCTCAGGCGGCAATCGATCAAATGAAGTATGAAATTGCTTCTGAATTTGGTGTACAGCTTGGACCAGATGCAACAGCTCGAGCAAATGGTTCTGTTGGTGGAGAAATTACAAAGCGCTTAGTACAAATGGCAGAGCAACAAATTGGTGGACACCAACAACATTAA
- a CDS encoding amino acid ABC transporter ATP-binding protein, translating into MISIRNLKKSFGSLDVLKDMNLEVEKGQVIVLIGPSGSGKTTFLRCVNALEIPNSGVINVDQLELDFENKISQADILQLRRQTGMVFQNYNLFPHKTALENVMEGPIIVQRRRKEEVRKLAVSLLEKVGLGDKIDYYPHQLSGGQQQRVGIARALAIQPKVMLFDEPTSALDPELVGEVLKVMKNLAEEGLTMIVVTHEMRFAKEAADKVIFMDGGYVIESGSPEQLFEHPKEERTKQFLQVLQ; encoded by the coding sequence ATGATTTCGATTCGTAATTTGAAGAAAAGCTTTGGTTCTTTAGACGTATTAAAAGACATGAATCTTGAGGTAGAAAAGGGGCAGGTAATTGTACTTATTGGTCCATCTGGTTCGGGAAAAACAACGTTTCTCCGCTGCGTAAACGCTTTAGAAATTCCAAATAGTGGAGTAATTAATGTGGATCAATTGGAGTTGGATTTTGAGAATAAAATTTCTCAAGCAGACATATTGCAACTAAGAAGACAAACAGGAATGGTCTTTCAAAATTATAATTTATTTCCACATAAAACGGCGTTAGAAAATGTCATGGAAGGTCCAATTATTGTACAACGGCGTAGAAAAGAAGAGGTAAGAAAGCTCGCTGTTTCCTTACTTGAAAAAGTTGGTCTAGGAGATAAAATAGATTATTATCCTCATCAATTATCAGGGGGACAGCAACAGCGTGTTGGAATTGCACGTGCACTTGCTATCCAACCTAAAGTTATGTTATTTGACGAACCGACATCTGCACTTGACCCTGAGCTTGTAGGGGAAGTTTTGAAGGTGATGAAAAATTTAGCAGAAGAAGGTTTAACGATGATAGTCGTCACTCATGAAATGAGATTTGCTAAGGAAGCTGCTGATAAAGTCATTTTTATGGACGGAGGATATGTGATAGAGAGTGGGAGCCCTGAGCAACTATTCGAGCATCCTAAAGAAGAGCGAACAAAACAGTTTTTGCAAGTTCTACAATAG